AGGATGCCCTCCGGAAAGAACAGGGGATTGTCCAGCAGACGGGTCCGGAAGGTGTCCAGCGGCAGCGGGGTGGGCGGAGCGGGCCGCGGAACATCCTCCCGGACCTCGGAAAAGGCCGTGTGATAGGCCGTGATGGCCGGGTCCATGCCCACCTCCGCCGCCAGATCCGCGAAGCTGAGGACCCGGATGCCCGCGGGCAGGGGGGCCTGACCCTCCCACGCCGCCGAACCGAAGTCGGCCAGGGTCAGCACGTTGTCGAAATAACGGATAACCTCCGAGAAACCGCGCCGGACCAGAAACTCCACGCCCCACGGCTGGTCCTCATAGGCCCCGGCAAGCACCTCACGCGCTCCCCGGCCGCGCAGGTGAAGGTCCACGGCCTCCGCCAGGGCCGCACCCACCCCACGCCGCGTTTCGGTGGGGGCCACGAACAGTTCGGCGTAGTAGCGGTCCGGGTGATACATGCCCGGCGGCTGCAGGATCAGGGCCATGCCCAGCGCCCGGCGCCCGCCTGGCCCGTTCTCCTCAGCCAGCCACTGCTCAACGTGCGGCCCCAGCGGATGGCCGCGCAGCTCCTGTAACTGGTGCGCCCAGGTCTGGGTCGTGATCGGGTGGCGGGGGTTGCCCTCGGACATCAGCCGCGCCAGAACGGGAATGTCGGCGTCGGTGGCAGGGCGGACGGCCCGGGTGGTCACGGCGCTCACGCGTCTTCCAGGGTCCGCTCGTAGCGGTAGCGGGTCGAGGTCCGCCGGAAGCCCAACGCCTCGTTCATGCGGATCATGGCGACGTTGGGCGGGTCGTTGAAGGTGCGGATCTCACCGCCGCCCGCATCCGCCAGGGCGCGCATGGCCGCCACCTTCAGCGCCTTGGCAATGCCCCGGCCCCGGTCTCCGCGCCGCACCCCGGTCATGCCGATGTAGTAGAAGCCCGCCGGATTGCGGCCCAGCGTGCTGTAGCCGATGTACGGGCCGGTGAGCGGGTCGTCCAGCTCCGGGCGCAGCGCCACGAAGGAGAGGTCCGGGGCCAGGGTGGGATCCTCCAGCTCCTGCCGGACCCAGGACTCCAGCGGCCGCCGGGTCAGGGTCATGCCCATCGGCACGTCCTGAAACAGCTGCCAGTCCAGCTCGTGCAGCCAGCGGTTGCGTTGCGGGTCATCCTGCAGTTCGCTCAGTGAACGCAGCTGCACGCCGTCGGCCGACACCGCGTCCAGCAGGGCCGCAAACTGGGCGAGGTCCACGTCCGCCGTGTCCAGGCGCGACTCGTAGCGCTCCCAGGCGACGGCAAAGCCGCGCCGTTCCAGAAAGGCCCGGCCCGGCGCGTCGCGCTCGGCGTCGCCCAGCATGGTGCGGACCTCGCGCGCCCCGCGTTCGCGCACCTGTGTGAGCAGGGCGTCGTACAGCGCAGTGCCCACGCCGTGGCCGCGCGCGTCCGGATGCACGTGCAGGTCGCCGAAGTAGCGCCATTCCTCGAAGGCGAAGTCGTCGTGGCCGATGTGTCCCACGCCCACCACCCGTCCTTCCCGCTCGGCCACCAGCTGCGCGACGAACAGCGCCGGGTCCCGGGCCTCCTCCCAGGTCTGCAGCAGTTCGGGCGTGACCGGCCACTCGGGATTGCTCGCGTTCAGGACCTCGGCCACGGCGGCGTAATCCTGTGGTTTTCGGACCCTGCGCAGCGTCAGGGCGGGGGAAGCAGCGTCATTCATGGATTCATCTTGACCTGTGCCGGATGGCCCGCGCATCTGCCAGCGCGCTTATGCTGGCGGACATGACCCACGGTCCACGTTCCATGAACCTGCTGCTGATCGTTCCCCATCCCGATGACGAGGTGTACGGTGCGTCCGGCACCCTGATGACGCTGCTGGAAGGTGGTGAGGCCTGCGGGCTGGTCACCCTGACGCGCGGTGAGGCGGGCCGGACCCTGGGCTTGGCCGAGGGTCCCGAGGAACTCGCCCGCATGCGCGCCGCCGAACTGGCCGCGTGTCTGGAGGTGATCGGCCTGAGCACCCACCCGGGCAGCGTGCACGAGCAGCACGACTTTCCAGACAAATACCTGAAGGACGTGCCCTTTGAGCAGGTGGTGGACACCGCGTATCACGCGATGCGGCGTCACCGCCCCCAGACCGTGCTGACCTTTCCGCCCAACGGCAGCAACGGCCACCCGGACCACGTGACCACCCACCGCGCCGTGAAGGCCGCCTGGGACCGCCTGCCGGCGCAGGAACGGCCCCGGCTGTGGTACTACGCCAGCGACACGCCGCCCGAGAACGAGGCGTTGCGCGCCGAGTGGCTGGCACCGAACCTGCGCCACGACGTAACGGCGCACATCACCCGCAAGCTGCAGGCCATCGCCTGCCACCGTTCCCAGGCCCTGAGCACGGTGGACTTTATCCGCAAATTTCCGGAGCGCGTGACCTCCGAGACATTTTACGAGGTGCCTGCTAAGGGCTGAGCTGCCGTGACTGGCAGGGGTTGGCGGGACCACGGCAAGCAGACTCCCCGCCGCGCGGCCCTCTCTAGTCTTCCCACTCGCTTACCGGAACAAAGTCCACGCCTTCGCCCTCGGTGGAAGTGACCCGGTAACGGCGGTCAAAATGCACCACCAGCTCGCCGCGGTCCAGGTGCTGCGGCGAGACCACCGGCTTGCGAAAGACGTAATTCCCGTTGTCGTCAATGCCGATGTGGGCACCTTTGGTAAAGCGGAACTCGACCACCTCGCCGTGCCGCTGGGTGCGGACGCGCACGCGAAAGGTCTGGGCGTCGTCCTGTTTCACGACACCCTGGGCAGGGGATGGCTTGCGGAACAGGTTAAACATGGGAGCCTCCGGCCGGACGAAACTGCAGCCCCAGCATACCGGGGGATCGGGGGTGGGCGACGTTCAGGCAACGTTCAAAGGTCGCGCAGCAGCCGCGCAAGCAGCCGCACATGATCGAGCCAGCGGTCCAGCCGGACGTGCTCGTGGCCCGCGTGGGCGCCGTCACCGGGGGCGCCCAGACCGTCCAGCGTGGGACAGATCGGCGCGGTGAAGTTGCCGTCGCTGCCGCCCCCCACGACCTCGTGGCCCACGCTGAAACCCAGCTCCCCGGCGATGGCCTGCGCCCGCGCAAGCAGGCCCAGGGTGCCCTCATCCTGCTCGAAGGGAGGCCGGTTGAGTCCGCCCTCCACCGTCAGCGTTACCCGGGGGTCCTCGGGGCTCAGCGCCGCCACCGCCGCCGTGACGCGCTCGCCCTCGGCCAGGGTAGACACGCGCAGGTCCACCTCCAGCACGCACTGCGCGGGAATCACGTTCACGGCGCTGCCGCCCCGGATGATGCCCACGCTGACGGTGGTGCCCAGCTCCGGGCGGGCCAGTGCCTGTAGGGCCAACACAGCCTGGGCGGCGGCCGTGATTGCGCTGGCCCCCTCCTCGGGCTTGTTGCCCGCGTGGCTGGCCACTCCGTCAAAGCGCAGCGTGAAGCTGCCGGTGCCCTTGCGCCCGGACTTGAGGTTGTGGGTGTCGGCCACCGGCGGCTCGACGACCAGTACGGCGCGGGCGCCGTGCGCGGCGGCCTCGATGTGCCCGCGGCTGCTGGGGCTGCCGATCTCCTCGTCCGGCGAGATCAGCACCTGTACGCCGCCCGCCGGCCAGCCCTGCGACTGGGTATTCAGGTCGCGCAGGGCGTGAAACAGCCCCACGATTCCGGCCTTCATGTCATAGGTGCCGGGACCGTACAGCCGCTCGCCCTCCTGGCGCCACGGCATGGCGCTCAGGGTGCCGTGCGGCCACACGGTGTCGGCGTGGGTCAGCACCAGGATGGGACGGTCTTCAGCGCCGGATCCCGCCGCGCCGAAATGAAACAGCCGCGTGCCGCCGGGCAGGGCGCGGGTCTGGGCGCCCAGGTCGCGCGCCCAGCGTTCGGTCACGTCCATAACGCGGGCGACGGCCACGGCGTCGGTGGAGGGCGACTCGATCTCGACCAGGGTCCGCAGGTCTTCGAGCATGGCTTTCAGGTCGGGAAACATGCCCGTCATGCTAGCGTCCACGGAAGCGGGGCGACCCGTTGCTGGGCCGCCCCGTCTGGGTGAAGTGAGGTCTGGCCTAGCGGGCCACCTCAACCGCACGGCTCTCCCGCACCACGGTCACCTGCACCTGACCGGGGTACTCCATGTCCTGCTCGACGCGCCCGGCAATCTCACGGGCAAGCAGAACGGCCTGTGCGTCGGTGACCTTCTCGGGCTGCACGATCACGCGCACCTCGCGTCCGGCCTGAATGGCGTAGGCCTGCTGCACGCCGGGAAACGACACGGCGATCTGCTCCAGCTGCTCCAGACGGCGCACATACGATTCCAGTTCCTCGCGCCGCGCACCGGGCCGGGCCGCACTGATGGCGTCGGCGGCGGCCACCAGAACGCTGAACAGCGTCTCGCCGTTCTCGGGGTCGTGGTGGTGGGCAATGGCGTCAATCACCTCGTGCGGTTCGCCAAAGCGGCGCGCCAGGTTGATGCCGATGTCCACATGGGTTCCGTCGATCTCGCGGTCAATGCTCTTGCCCACGTCGTGCATCAGTCCGGCGCGGCGGGCCAGCGTGGCGTCCAGACCCAGTTCATCGGCCATGATGCCGGTCAGGTGGGCCACCTGAATGCTGTGCTTCAGGACGTTCTGACCGTAGCTTGTGCGGAAGTACATGCGTCCGAGCAGCTGGGTCAGCCCCGGCTTGATGCCCATCACGCCGGCCTCGATGGCTGCCTCCTCACCCTGCGCGTGGATGAAGGTCTTCATCTCGTCCTGCGCCTTGTGAACCATCTCCTCGATGCGGGTGGGATGAATGCGTCCGTCGGCCACCAGGGCGTCCAGCACATGCTTGGCCACCTCGCGCCGCACCGGATTGAAGCTCGACAGGATCACGGCCTCGGGCGTGTCGTCGATGATCAGGTCCACCCCGGTCAGGGCCTCGAAGGCGCGGATGTTGCGGCCCTCGCGGCCGATCAGGCGGCCCTTCATGGCGTCGTTGGGAATCGGCACCACCGAAACGCTCAGCGCAGCGCTCGTTTCAGAAGCGCTGCGCTGGATGGCCTGGGCGATAACGTGCCGGGCATGCCGCCTGGCCTCCGCGGTGGCCCGCTCCTGCATGGCCTTGACGCGAATGGCCTTTTCCTCTTCCAGCTCGGCGTCCAGCCGCCCCATGATCTCCTCGCGCGCCGCCTCGGCCGAGAGGTTGGCGACCTCATACAGCCGCAGGTCCACGGCCCGGCCCCGTTCGGCCAGGTCCGCCTCGTGTTCGGTGAGGCTGCGCGAGCGTTCCTCGACCCGCTCCTCTAGGGCATCGAGTTTGTCGCCGCGGGCGTCGAGCTGCTCGGCGCGGCGGTTGAGCCGCTCGATCTCGCGCTTGAGTTCCTCACGTTCGCGGCGGGTTTCCTGGCGGTCGGCGGCCAGCGTCTCGCGGTCGCGCGCCACCTCCGCCTTGGCCGCTGTGCGCTCGGCCTCCACCTGGGTCCGCAGGGCGGCAATCTCCTGGCGCTGCGCCCCGAACTGTGCGCCCAGCGCCGCGACCTGCGCCTCGCGTTCTCCGGCCTCCTGAATTCTTCGTGCTGCGTCCTGTCTGGCCTGGTCGGCCTGCTCCCGCGTTCCACGCGCCTCGGCTTCCGCCGCCGCGCGAATGCGCTCTGCTTCTGCACGGGCTTCCCGCTGCAGGCGGTCGTCCATCTCGGCCCGCTCTCGCAGACCGCGCGACTGCCCCGCCAGGAACCCTCCGACCAACCCGATCAGGAGCGCCACGACCATCCAAACCATCGTTGGCATATCGACTCCTTTCGGTTCATGTTCGGGACAGCCCGTGCCACAGCGGCCCGGCGCCCCGCAAAAAAGTGAGAAAAGACGAACGCCGTTGAATTCGGACGTTCGTCTCGCAGTCTAGCCCCAAACATGAAGAACGAAAGCGCTCCTGCGCCCGGGCGATCTGTACTGCCTTTTCTCATGGTCGCGGAAGGAGCGTCGGACCGAACCGATAGACCGGGGGAGCGGGCCACGGCTGCCGGAGGAGCAGCGGGGCCCCGCACTTGCCGGGAAGGATTTACTTCAGGGTGTCGCGGAAGTAATCCAGCATCTCGCGCCGGGCGTCCCGGCTGGCCGAGGTGTCGGCGATCTTGCCTTCGCGCAGCAGGAAGCCGTGCGGTTCTCCCTGGTAGACCACCAGCTTGAAGTTCTTGTTCGCTGCGTCCAGTTTCTTCGCGTAATCGTAGATACCCGCCACCGGGCTGGGCTGGTCCCGGGTGCCGTGCAGGATCAGCAGCGGCGCGCTGAGCTGGTTAATCACGGCGCTGGGGGGCTGCGGCTTGGCCGCCGTGCCGCCCTGCTCGGGGAAGCCGTACCACGCCACCCCCGACTTGAACTCCTTGATCTGCGGCAGCAGCAGCATGGTGTAGCGCCCGCCCGCGCAGAAGCCGGTCAGGCCCACCGCGTTCATGTTGACGTCGTTGCGGGCCGCCAGGGCCTTCAGGCCGTCTTCCACCAGCGCCTTGACCGTCGCGTCGGTCGGCTCCTTCTCGAAGGTCTGCCAGCCCAGCGCCAGCGTCACGAAGCCGGCTCCGGCCAGCTCGTCCACCAGATCCTTGTAGCCCTGCTCCATGCCATTGAAGGAGTGCAGCAGGATCACGGCGGGCTTGACGGTGGCCGAGGCCGGGGCAGAGAGGTAGCTCTTGTAGGCCTTGCCGCCGCTGGTCACGTCAATGTCGGCGCCCTTCACGGCCTGTCCCAGCGCGAGGGAAGAGAGGGTGAGGGCCATTGCGGTCACGGTGTGCTTGAGCATGGGTCCGACCTCCTGTATGCACCGTAATAGGACGGAGGGCACCCCGGGGTGGGGGTCCTCACCAAATGAAGAAAGCTTCAGCGTCGGGGTAGGGAAAGGCGGGAGAATCAGCCGGCCCCCCGAACCGGGCCATCAAAAAAGCCCTGTCACGGAGACAGGGCTTCTCGGAACGCGCGGGGCTTACTTCTGCGCGTGCACCACGAGCTTCATGGGAATGGTCACTTCGGGGTGGGCGCGGTAGGCGAT
The sequence above is drawn from the Deinococcus aerophilus genome and encodes:
- a CDS encoding dienelactone hydrolase family protein, which codes for MLKHTVTAMALTLSSLALGQAVKGADIDVTSGGKAYKSYLSAPASATVKPAVILLHSFNGMEQGYKDLVDELAGAGFVTLALGWQTFEKEPTDATVKALVEDGLKALAARNDVNMNAVGLTGFCAGGRYTMLLLPQIKEFKSGVAWYGFPEQGGTAAKPQPPSAVINQLSAPLLILHGTRDQPSPVAGIYDYAKKLDAANKNFKLVVYQGEPHGFLLREGKIADTSASRDARREMLDYFRDTLK
- a CDS encoding GNAT family N-acetyltransferase translates to MSAVTTRAVRPATDADIPVLARLMSEGNPRHPITTQTWAHQLQELRGHPLGPHVEQWLAEENGPGGRRALGMALILQPPGMYHPDRYYAELFVAPTETRRGVGAALAEAVDLHLRGRGAREVLAGAYEDQPWGVEFLVRRGFSEVIRYFDNVLTLADFGSAAWEGQAPLPAGIRVLSFADLAAEVGMDPAITAYHTAFSEVREDVPRPAPPTPLPLDTFRTRLLDNPLFFPEGILLALTEAGEVVALSELERDDGDPARLNTGLTGTRRAWRRRGLALALKLAGLKVARETGVREVWTGNASTNRPMLALNERLGFRPQPAFIQLRWGGV
- a CDS encoding GNAT family N-acetyltransferase codes for the protein MNDAASPALTLRRVRKPQDYAAVAEVLNASNPEWPVTPELLQTWEEARDPALFVAQLVAEREGRVVGVGHIGHDDFAFEEWRYFGDLHVHPDARGHGVGTALYDALLTQVRERGAREVRTMLGDAERDAPGRAFLERRGFAVAWERYESRLDTADVDLAQFAALLDAVSADGVQLRSLSELQDDPQRNRWLHELDWQLFQDVPMGMTLTRRPLESWVRQELEDPTLAPDLSFVALRPELDDPLTGPYIGYSTLGRNPAGFYYIGMTGVRRGDRGRGIAKALKVAAMRALADAGGGEIRTFNDPPNVAMIRMNEALGFRRTSTRYRYERTLEDA
- a CDS encoding M20 family metallopeptidase, which encodes MTGMFPDLKAMLEDLRTLVEIESPSTDAVAVARVMDVTERWARDLGAQTRALPGGTRLFHFGAAGSGAEDRPILVLTHADTVWPHGTLSAMPWRQEGERLYGPGTYDMKAGIVGLFHALRDLNTQSQGWPAGGVQVLISPDEEIGSPSSRGHIEAAAHGARAVLVVEPPVADTHNLKSGRKGTGSFTLRFDGVASHAGNKPEEGASAITAAAQAVLALQALARPELGTTVSVGIIRGGSAVNVIPAQCVLEVDLRVSTLAEGERVTAAVAALSPEDPRVTLTVEGGLNRPPFEQDEGTLGLLARAQAIAGELGFSVGHEVVGGGSDGNFTAPICPTLDGLGAPGDGAHAGHEHVRLDRWLDHVRLLARLLRDL
- the rny gene encoding ribonuclease Y, whose translation is MPTMVWMVVALLIGLVGGFLAGQSRGLRERAEMDDRLQREARAEAERIRAAAEAEARGTREQADQARQDAARRIQEAGEREAQVAALGAQFGAQRQEIAALRTQVEAERTAAKAEVARDRETLAADRQETRREREELKREIERLNRRAEQLDARGDKLDALEERVEERSRSLTEHEADLAERGRAVDLRLYEVANLSAEAAREEIMGRLDAELEEEKAIRVKAMQERATAEARRHARHVIAQAIQRSASETSAALSVSVVPIPNDAMKGRLIGREGRNIRAFEALTGVDLIIDDTPEAVILSSFNPVRREVAKHVLDALVADGRIHPTRIEEMVHKAQDEMKTFIHAQGEEAAIEAGVMGIKPGLTQLLGRMYFRTSYGQNVLKHSIQVAHLTGIMADELGLDATLARRAGLMHDVGKSIDREIDGTHVDIGINLARRFGEPHEVIDAIAHHHDPENGETLFSVLVAAADAISAARPGARREELESYVRRLEQLEQIAVSFPGVQQAYAIQAGREVRVIVQPEKVTDAQAVLLAREIAGRVEQDMEYPGQVQVTVVRESRAVEVAR
- a CDS encoding PIG-L deacetylase family protein gives rise to the protein MTHGPRSMNLLLIVPHPDDEVYGASGTLMTLLEGGEACGLVTLTRGEAGRTLGLAEGPEELARMRAAELAACLEVIGLSTHPGSVHEQHDFPDKYLKDVPFEQVVDTAYHAMRRHRPQTVLTFPPNGSNGHPDHVTTHRAVKAAWDRLPAQERPRLWYYASDTPPENEALRAEWLAPNLRHDVTAHITRKLQAIACHRSQALSTVDFIRKFPERVTSETFYEVPAKG